Below is a genomic region from Persicimonas caeni.
GGGCATCTTGCCCTCGTAAATTGGGCCGAAGGTAGGCCGTTTCAGGCCGCCTTGCGAGCCCCATCGGCCCCTGGCGGCGCGTGTCGGGCCAGTTGAGTTGTCTGTTTTTCGTAAACCCGGTCGTCAGACCGGGTTTGCCATAATTGTTCTTGCTCCATCTGGCGGTGAAATGCCTGGAGCATGTCGACGAAACTGATTGTCACTTTGTGCGGATACCACGGGGCCAGATAGCGCGCCCACCATATGTCTTTGAGCGGCTGACCATGGTCGAGATACCACAGCACCACAAAGCTGTAGCACAGCATTCCGAATGGAACCGTGCGCTCCGAGGCGATCGGCCGCCGCTCGATAGGAGCCTTGGGCCCGTGGATCGTCGAATCTGCAGGTTCGTCTCCTTGAGCGAATCCGTTTTGGACCTCCTCGATGCCCATGTACTGCTTGCAGTCACGGTAGCAGCTCTCCAGCGACCACCGCAGGCTCTGCGGAATCAGGACTTTGGGGCCCGAGCAGCCCGGCCGGCTTCGAAAGTAGTAGTTATCTTCGAGTCGTCCGCTCGGATCGCGAGTGATGACGACGGTCAGCACGCGATCCTTCCCGGCGCTCTTCCACTGAGCCTCAAATGTTTTGATCCAAAGCTGCAGTTGTTGACCATAGATGTAAAGGATTTGCTCTTTCCACGGCAGCTGGGGATCCTCAGCGAGCTCGGCCAACGATGGGAGCCGCTTGCCCCAGATGCGTCGGCGTCCCGGCCCCGGCGTTTGCTCGACCTTGGCATCAAAGAGAGCTGCATTGGCTTTGAATCGGCCGACCATCTCCATGTTATCGTCCAGGGCCGAAAAAACGGTCCTGTTGACGTAGTCGTTGTCGCCCACGACGACAAAATGGGCCTCGAGCCACCAGCTTCTCAAGACTGCGAGCATCTCGGCAAAAAGCTGGGGGCGGCTGCAATAGGCCTCAGGCGGACACAGCTTACGGGTGCGGTGCAGACGAAACAGCAACGGAACGGCGATGCCGCCGCTGTGCATGAAACCGACCGGGACCCAAACTGCCAGCGTCACAAATTGAAGACCCCAGCAGAATGCCGACTTGCGCACCCTCTTGCCGGTGAGGGTCGAGCGCATCGGGTCTCGATGGATTCCGGCGCCCATCACAAAGGGCCCAGTGCGCCGGCAAACAGTATCATCCACAAGCACATACACCGTTTGTCCGAGTCGGGCCTTCAAAGCCAACGCCAGCAGATGGCCGAGCTCATCCAGGCTCCATTTGGCCCGCGAAAAGAACCGATAGAATATCGAGAAATGTTTGGGCTCACCGTCCGGTTTCATCCTCAGCCCCGGCATAAAACGGCCGGCGCGCAACAGGTTACTGATGCATCGCCTAGATTCACATCGGATCCAGGCCAACATCAGGTAACTAAAGTTGTCGTAAGTCGGGGTGCTGAAGGCCGGTCGAAACATCTCGATGAGGGCTTTGATAGAGGCCATTGTCGAGCCAGGGCTTGGACGGTTGGACTGCTTGGTGTACGCAACCCTAGCAACCACCTCCAAGCCCTTCTTATTTTCATTTCGACCACTTATGCCACGTACCTACTAATCGCTGAGCATACTAGACGCGCCAACTCAAGGAGTGCCGCCTGAAAAGATGGCGAAACTCCAGATTAGGGCCTTTGGCGCTAATAGACTAGAGTTTCGCCATCTTCGACAGCGATTCTATAGGAGCCAGGGCATCTTGCCCTGGTAGATTACAAAATTAATGGCCTCTTTTGAGGCTTGTTTTAGGGATTCAAGCGGCCATTGTGAAAAGCTTTTGCTGATTCGGCCGCTCGAAGCCCAGAGACTGCAGATAATTTTCGTCGAAGCCGTGCTCAGGCGGGTTCGTCCATAATTGTTCATGCTCCATCTGACGGCGAAACGCTTGGAGCATGTCGCCAAAGCTGATGGTGGTCTTATGCCGCCACCACGGCGCTAGAAATTTCGCCCATTTCAGGTCGCGAGCCGGTTGCCCATGTGCCAGATACCACCGCACGACAAAACCATAGGCAAGCATGACAAAAGGGCCGGTGCGTCTGGATGCTCTGGGGTCGGCGTCCACGGGAGCTTGCGGCCCAGGCCGCTTTCGGCGATGGGTTTTGGCTGGCTTGCCGCGGTGGATAAAGCCGCTTTGGATGTCCTCGAGGTGCAAGAGCTGTTTGGCATCTCGAAACGTCATCTCCAGCGTCCAGCGCCGACAGATCGTCGTGAAAAAATCCTGGACTTCGGCGTCTGCTTCAGTGCGAAAAAAGCAGCGGTCGTCGTAGGTGCCGGTCGGATCGCGGGTGACGAGGATCGTCAAGACCCGTTCCTTGCCCATGCTCTTCCAGCGGGCCTGATACGTCTTGACCATCAGCGTAACCGTCCGGCCGTAGACGACAAGCTCCATGTGTTGCCAGGGGACCGAGGCGTCCTGAGCGAGTTCTTTGGGCGTCTCGAGGCGCTTGCCCCAGATGGGTCGCCGCCCACGGCCGGTGTGCTCGGGGCGTTTGTGTTGGTAGAGGGCGGCGTCAAAGCGCATCGGAGCCGTCAAAATGATGTTCTGGTCGAGCACGGCGCCGACTCTTTTGCAGGCATACTCGTCATCGACGCACAGCTCGAGTGGGCGCGTCGGCCACCAGCTTCTCAAGACCTCGAGCATCTCGACGGCGAGCTCGGTACGCCTCTTCCACTTGCCTTCGGGACAGGTCTTTTTGCTGCGGTAGAGCCGAAAGAGCACCGGAATCGCCACGCCCCTTGCGTGGACGAATGGACACGGCACCCAAACGGCGAGCACCACGAAATTGAGCCCGAAGCTAAAGCGTACACGATGCCGACCTTGCTCGTAGCTGACCTGCAGCGGGTCGTAGTGGAAGCCTGCGCCGAGTACCATGGGTCCGCTTCTGCGACACAGAGTGTCGTCGATCAAGATGGTCACCGATTCGCCAAGCCACGGCTCGAAAAGCCCAAGCATCAAGTGCCCCAGCTCATCGGTGCTCCACTTGGCACGGCTGAAAAGCCTGTAGAAGCACGAGAAGTGCTTGGCCTTGCCGCGATCAGTGGGATAGAGCTGGGGCATATGAAAGATGGCTCTGAGGCAATTGGAGATCCAGCCACGCGCCGGATTCATCAGCCAGGCCAGCATAAGAAACTGAAAGTTAGCGAAACTGGGAGCCGAAAAAGCGCTGCGAAACTGAGCGATGAGCGGAAGAATCGTCGACGTCATGATGTTTGGGAGGTGCGGGTTTTGAGACAGCTCGGTGGTTTTTGGCGAATTCACCAACCTGTCGAGAAGCCCGTTTTATTTTCCCCTTCCCGATCAACGTCTTGCGCTGCATCTAACCGATGGCCTCTCGAACCTCCGTATCAATCGTTACCGTCTGAAAAGATGGCGAAACTCTAGAATAGATGGCGTGACTTTTCTGCAGGGCCGACACCCTCTATTCGGGGCTCGCGCCGAACTCTTCGGGGCGCACGCCGATGCCCTCGCGGATGACACGGTCCATCGATCCCTCCTGCATGCCGATTTCTTCGAGGAGTTCGGCGAAGACGGTGCCGAAGACGATCTCGTCGCCGCCGTCGGTCGCGCGCACGCCGAAGACGAGTGCGGGGACGTAGAGGCGGCGGCCCAGCATCGATTCGAGGCCCTCGGAGCGCACTACGACGAGACCGACGTCGTGCTTTTTGGCGCCGACTTTGGCGTCGGTCCAGCCCGTCGCGAACAGGGTTCTGAGCTCGTCGCGCTCCATCTGCTCGACGTATCCCTTGATGAACGCGTCGGCCTTCTGCGGCTCGATGACGCCGAGCTTGCCGAGCTGAGGGGCGCGGGTGAAGACGCGGTAGTCGACGCGGTCGCCGAAGCGTTTTCCGAGCGCGTCGACCTCGCCGGCGTTGAACTTCTGGACGAAGTCGGCCACGGGTGCGGTCGATGCGGTCTCGACGGCGTCGGCGACGGGCGCCGGCTCGGCCTCGGCGGGCACGTTGTCCTTGTTGCGAACCTCCATGTCGTCGGCCTCCTCTACTGCACTAGCCTCCCCTTCGGAGGTCTTCGGTTGGGGCTGCGAGCAGGCGCACGCGGCGCCGACGAGCAGGACGAGTAGCGTAGAACCAGCGAGAGCACGGATCATGTCGTGGTGGGGGCTGAGGATGTTCGAGATTTCAGGGCGGAAAGTGCAGCCGACAAGCCCGATGCATGGCCCATGGCGGGCTCGCGGGCGGTCTTGCACTCGGGGCAAAGCGAGGCTTCCTTGCGCACCGCATAACCGCACGAGTCGCACTCGACGCGCGCTCGGCGGTCCATGGCGCGTTGGGCGGCGCGGGCGGCCAGGGCCCCGGCGGCCAAGGCGAGCGCGAAGAAGACCAAGAAGCTAAAGATGATCAGGGGGAGCAGGGGCAGCAAGATGAGCACGCCGACCACGCCGCCCGTCTCGATGCGCGCCCACAGGCGCCCCAGGTCGAAGTCGTCGACAAACTCGAGCATTTGGGAGCGAAGCCAGGTCAGCCCGAGGTTGATACCCACCGCCGCGCCCACCGCGCCCACCTGCACAGGCGTGCCGAGGTCGGAGGAGGCGGCGGCCGCGGTGGCGTCGAGCACCCCGCCGTCGTCGCCCACGGGCACCGGCGCGCCGTCGACGAGCGCGGTGGCGTCGGCCTCGGGCATGCCCAGCGCGGCGAAGAGCAAGGCGGCTGTGAACGCGCCGAACGCGCCGGTCAGGTTGTCGACTTGCAGGTCGCGCAACACCGCGGCGATGTCCGGGTCGTGCTTCGCGGCGGTCTCCAGGCCCGCGAGCACCGCCGCCACGACGATGGCCGGCACCGACACGAGCCATTCGAGGGCCGCGGGGAGCGCGGCCACGTCCTGGGCGACCATGATGGCCACCACGACCTGAACCGCCAAAAAGGTGACGGCCGGCCGCGCGGCCGCCGTGATCGAGGGGCCGACGGTCATCGCCAAAAATCGCAGCAGCGCCAGACTCATTGTGCCAACTCCAGAAGGGTTTTCGCTATCTCGCTGACGGTCGGGATATCGGCGGTCGACAGCGCGTGCAGCGTGCCCGCCACCGCGCCCACCGTCGAGCCCACGACCACCAAGAGTGCCACCATCACGCCGCCCGGAAGCGCCCATTCGGCGGTCTTGAGCGGCTGCTCCTCGGCCTCCCAGCGCAGGCGCCGGCGCAAAATGACGAGGCTGCCCTCGACGTACAGCGCGGTCAGCGCCGGGCCGACGGCGCCCAAGATAAACGCGCTGGCGCCCACCAGGGGCGCGATGGCCACGTTGACGAGCAGCGCCATCGTGGCGATGACCGCCCCGAAGAGCTTCATACTGATGCGCGCCAGGATGCGCCGGCTCGGCGACAGCCAGACCAGCCCGCGGCGCAGCACCACCACGTGCAAAATAAACAGCGCGAGCAACTGCACGACGACCTGCAACATCGGGATCGCGCCGGCCACGAAGCTGGCGAACGCCACCATCGCGTAGCCCAAGACGCGCCACCACAGCCGACGCGACTCGAGCGCGTCGAGCACGTCGTGGTCGTGGAATCCCAGCGTCGAGCCGCAGTACTCACACGCCGCCTCGCGCAGAATCGCCGTACGCGACACACGCTCGGCGCACAGGCCGCAGCGGCCGCCGGCGAGCAGCTGGTGTTGGTGGGTCTGTCGTGCCTTGTCACTCATCTCTTGCCCTGTCCGCTCATGGTGCCCACCGTGGCAAATTCGGCCCGCAGGCGCAAGATATCATCGGCTAGTCGCAGGCTCGTGTTCATGTTTGGAGGGCAGAAGTGTCCGATGCATGCGCGTTCATCGAGACGATGGCACAGAGTTCACATATGAGAGATGCGGCGGCGACGGTACGTTTGATGGCGGTGCTCTTGTGGGGCATTGCCGTCGCAGGACTTCCCTCGGTTGTCTTCGCGCAGCCCTACGCTGGCCCCGACGCCCTCGAAAGGGCCCACAAGCGCCTCCAATGGCAAGCAAAAAACGGCGGCTGGACGCGCGTGCCCGACGGGGAAATCCTGCGCTCGGGAAGCGAGGGCACGCGGGTGCTCGAGCTTCGCGAACGTCTGGTCGAGACCGGCGATCTGGTGCGCTGGTGGAGCGCGCCGCCGGATCGCTACACCGGCGACGTGGCCGAGGCCGTGCGCCACTTCCAGCGCCGCCACGGACTCCGCGTCGACGGCGTCGTGGGCCCCGAAACCCTGCGCGAGCTGAACACGCCCATCGACGAGCGCATCACCCAGGTCGAAGAGAATCTCCAGAAGCAGCGCGACTTGCTCGCGAAAAACCAGAAGCACTACGTGCTGGTCAACGTGCCCGACTTCCATCTCTTCTTGGTCGAAGAGGGCCGTGTGCGCCTCGATATGGCGGTCGTGGTGGGCAAAGACGGCTGGCGCACGCCCGCGATGCAAGACGAGATCGAGCACGTCGTCTTCAACCCCACCTGGAGCGTGCCGGCGAGTATCGTCGAGGAGGAACTCGCCCCGAAGATCGCCACCGACCCGAACTTCTTCGAGCGCAACAACATGATCGTGCTCGACCTGCGTAACGGCTCGAAGGAGCGCGTCGACGTCGACGGACTCGACGTCGACTGGAAGAACTTCGACCCGCGTAGCTTCCCCTACCTCATCCGCCAGCAGCCCGGCCCGGCCAATCCCATGGGCCAGATCAAGTTCATGTTCCCCAACTCCCGGGGCATCTACCTGCACGGCACGCCCATGGACCACCTGTTCGAGGAGCGCTTTCGCGCCTTCTCCCACGGCTGCGTGCGCGTCGAAGACCCCGTCGCCCTGGCCGCCGCGCTGCTCGACGACGAGCCCGGCTGGACCGAGGAGCGCATCGAAAAGCTCACCCACACCGAGAAGACCCGCCAGGTCGATCTCGACGAGCATGTCCCGGTCCACATCGTCTACTGGACGGCGTTCGTCGACGAGGACGGAACGCTGCATTTTCGCTGAGCTATCGTGATTACGATCAGTGAAGATCGGGCGCGGTGCAGCAGTCTGCGCGAATCGAGGCGAAGACCGGGAGACTTATCGTGGGCTGGGATACCATCATCATCGGGAGTGGTTTCGGAGGAAGTGTCACTGCGCTCAGGCTCGCCGAGGCCAATATGCGGGTGCTCGTCCTGGAGCGCGGCCCCTGGTGGGGCCCTCGCCTCGAGGGCGACGTCGATGCGGAGCGCAGGGCGTATCCGCGCGGCGCCGGGTGGCGCTCCGGGATCCGCAATATCGTCTGGGCCAAGGGCCAAAAGACCCGCCGCGTCGAGCTCGACGCGCGCGGCCTGCTCGAGTTTCACCTGCACCCCAAGCTCTTCGGGTGGACGGCCTCCGGCGTCGGCGGCGGCTCGCTCATCTACACCGACATCCTGATGCGCCCGCCGAAGGATTTCTGGAAGGCTCTGCCCGCGGAGATGTCCGAAGAGGAGCTCGCGCCCTATTTCGACAAGTTCGTCGAGATGATGCGCCCTGCCCCACTCCCCGAGTCGAAGCGACGCGAAGACGCCCGCCCACGTCAGATGCTCGAGGCGAGCGAGAAGACCGGAGAGGAGCCCTTCTTTCCGCCGCTGTCGATCCAATTTGACGACGTGCCCGAGGGTAACGCCGCCGGCGTGCACCAGCCGCCATGCATTCACTGCGGCGAGTGCTTCGTGGGATGCCCGACCGGCGCCAAGACCACCCTCGACCGCACCTATTTGCCCGCAGCGATCAAGGCCGGCGCCGACATCTGGGAGATGTGCGAGGTCGAAGCGATCGCGAGTCACGACCACGGCTACTCGGTCCACTACCGCGACCGGCGCACCGGCCAACGACAGGTCGAGCAGGCCCCGCGTGTGGTGATGGCGGCAGGCACCTTCAACACCCTCGCGCTGCTCAACGACGCCCACCACCGCCACCGCTCCGTGGAGGTTCCGCCGGCGCTCGGCCGTCAATTCAGCCCGAACGGCGACATGATGGCGGCCGGATGGCGCTCCGGGCCGCAAGACGGGCCGCCCGGCCCCAATTACCCCGCTCTGCTCACCACCGGCACCGAAAACGGCGGCCCGCTGATCGTCTGGGGCGAAGTCGGCTCCCCGGCGGCTTTCTTTGGCGACGGACCGCTGCGGGAGTGGCTTCGCTCGACCTACCTCTACTTCGCCATCGGCCAAGACAGGATGCACGCGTCGGTGCGCACCGGCCCCGACGGGATTCAGGTGCAGGCATCTCGCCTCCACCGCGCCCCGTACTACGGCCGCTCCGAGCGCCTCATGCATCGGCTGATGGAGGGCTACGAGTTGGACCGCCAGGTCGAAAATCTGCCCGGCGGCCGCGGCAGCGCGCACCTGACGAGCGTGCATCCGATGGGCGGGGCGTCGATCGGACGCGGTCCCGACGAGGGGGTCGTCGACCACCGCGGCGAGGTCTTCGGCAACCCGGGCCTGTACGTCGCCGACGGCTCGCTCTACCCGACCGAGCCCGGCGTGCCGCCGTCGCTGACGATCGCGGCGATGGCCGAGCGCCAGGCCGAGCTGATGGTCTCGCGCACCCGCGAGGAGTTACCCGCCGAACGCGTGGCCATCGCCATGCCGCAGACTCGCCCCAGCGCCATCGACCGCCCGAGGGCCGAGATCACCGTCCGCCCGACCGACCTGCGACTCCTCACCCCCGGCGCCCTCGAGCGCACCTGGCAAAGCGCCCCACCCGCCGAGGTCCCGCAGGTCCAGGGACGACTCCCGGGAAGCGTCGTCCACCTGCGCGGCGTCGACCCACTGCCGCTCGCGCCGCGAAAGCTCCTCGACCGCCTCGTCGGCGCCCTGTCGCTGTGGCGCGGCAAGCATATCGTCGGCGCACGCGGCCACAACCACTTTGGGCTCGGCGGCGCGCAGGTGCGTTTCGGTCAGTTCGAGGTGCGTGCAGGCAGGGCTTGGCAGGAGGCGAATCGGCAGGACGCAAAGCAGGTGTTGGTGCTCGACTACGACCAGCCAGAAAACCCGGCGTGGCTGCGTCGACTCCGGGGGGAGCTGTGCCGGCTCGAGCCCGACCTCTTCTTGGGACGGGTGGGCTGGCGAGGCGACGGCGGGGTGCACTTCTTGATGTACTTCGGATTGGCGGCACCCACAAAACGAAGGCGCGCTTCGGCAAGACCGAAGCGCGCCTCCGAGATTCGACCGCTTACGCGGTGATGACTTACTTCTTGACGATCTTGAGGAGCTCGACATCAAAGACGAGCATGCCCTGCGGCGCGCCCGGGCGGCCCTGGTAGGCGAGCTTTTCGGGGATCCACAGGCGGCGCTTTTCGCCCTCTTTCATCATCGACACGCCCTCGGTCCAGCCGGCAATGACGCGGTTGAGCGGGAACTCGGCGGGCTTTCCGCGGTCGTGGGAGCTGTCGAACTTCTTGCCGTCGGTCGTCCAGCCCGTGTAGTGCACGCGCACCGTGCTCGTCTTCGAGGGGCTCTCGCCGGTGCCCTCTTCCAAGATCTTGTAGGCCAGACCACTGTCGGTGGTGGTGGCGTCTCCGGGCGGTGCTGCGACGTCTTTGGGGGCGCTTGTATCTGCCATTTTGGTCTCCTTTTCGGGTAGTTGGTTGTCGTCTTCTTCGTCTGTCGTTTCAGCAGCCTGAGCTTGCTCTTGCTCGGCTTGCTCTTGCTCGGCTTGCTCTTGCTCGGCCTGCTGTTCTTCGAACTTCTCGGCCTTCGCCTTGTCCGGCGGCGGCAGCTCGGTGGAATCCGAGGTCGCACAGCCGGCGAGTACGAAGGCGAGTCCGACCGCAATGTGTCGAATCTTCATGGTGTCTCCAGTAGGCCCCGGTGCCGATCACCGAGGCGAGAAGGTGAGCTCATAGGAAATCTTGGCCTCGCCGTCGTCGGGGCGAGGAAATCGCAGACGCTTGTGAACCCGCTGAATGCAATCGTCGACCTTGGCGTCGCCCAGGCTGCTGTCGGCGATCTTGGCCTCGCCCACGCGCCCGCTCTTCTCGACGGTTAGCTCGACGGTGAGCTTGCCGGCGAGCTTCGGGTTGGCCAGCAGTCGCTTTTCGTAGCAGTAGATCGTCGCGCGACGGTGCCGCCTGACCACCCGGCGCGCGAGCTTCTCGTCGAGGCCGCCCTCGATGCTGAACTCGCCGGGGGTGACCTGGGGCCGGGCCACCTTCTTTTTGCTCTTGCCGTCGGTGCGACCGAACGCCTCGCGCTTCGTCATCGTCCCCTTGCCGCCCGTACCGATGAGGCCCAACCCATTCTTCGGCGGTTGATAGCTGGGAATCCACTCGGCGATCACGGCGAACTTTTCTGGTTTGGCGGACTTGCCGACGTTGATGGGCGCGACCAGCGCCCTGACGCACTTCTCGACCTCCTCGCCGAGCTCGTTTTTGACGACCGTCGTGGTGGCGATGGAGCCATCCTTCTTCGTCGTCAATGTGATCGAGAGGAGGGCCCGCTCGGAGCGCTCCAACAACTCGCCGTCGGCGCAGGTCTCGAGCGCGCCTTTGTGGGCTTCGAAGCGCTCCTGAAACGCCTTTCGGACCGCCGCGTTGGCGCTGTTGGTGCGCAAGCGAAACACCTTGTTGCCCCCGTCGAGCTCCACGGCGTTCCAGATACGCTCGCCGGCGAAGCTGCCCATTGGCTCGGCCTTCAACTGGCCGAGCGCGTTGACGGGGCCTTGTTTCGTATCTTTGGCCTGCGACGCATCCTGCGCGACGGCGGGGGTGGCGACCGTCAGGAGGCCCAACACGACCAGCTTGGTGAGGCAGCGAGACATCCAACACTCCAGTGTCTAAAAGCAATCAGCGTCGTGCACGATAACGAGGATGCCCGATCGTGGCAATCGGATTGGTTCGAGGGCGTCAGCCCCCATGTCGAGACTCGATCGCAGTATTAGAGAAATCCGCCTCCTGCACCCGCCACGGGTCGATTTTTCAAAAAGTACGCAACAAATTTGGGATTTTGCCGAAAACCGTAATGAGGGGTAGACGTATCGTGCGCACGAATTTCCCCACAAATTTGAAACGGGCGGGTGGGTCGGAGTTGGCGTTGGCCCACACGCTGGTGGCTGAGCCGGTTGGGCTCGGAAGGTTCTGTTCGACAACTCGCTCCCGTCGCCGAAGGCGGTTGATTCGTGCATCTTCGGCGCCGTCTGTCCTCGACGATGCTCCGCATCGCCTGCGTCAGACGGCATCCGAATCTGCACCGAATCCCCTCGCCTCGGCTCGGTCCGGAGTTGTCGAACAGAACCTGGACTGCGGCGGAACGGTTTCCCGATCCGCAAAACAGAGCTTTCGTAGCGAGCGTATCTTCGGTGGGATGTGCGACCGTACATCTTCGACGCGCTCGGCGGAGGCCGAGCCGGCAGTTTCGTCCTTGTGGCGAAACGGTCGGATTTGCCCGGTGCGGGTTTGTTGATGCGTCGAAGGTCAGACGTGGCGTGAAGATGGGCCTGTGCCATGAGGAGTGCCGCAGCGGCGTCGTCGTAGCTAGTTGGTCGTGGCGTCGGGGTGGGCATGCGCTCAGCGTATGACCTACCCGAGGTGGCTTCAAAACGGGGCGGGCTTTGCCCGTTAGCCGATCACAATCACAAGCAAATCCGCAGCGCCCATGCCGGCGAATTTTGTCGGCAGTCGCACCGGTGTGTCGTCACGATGGGGATGGGCTGGCGGCTTAGCTGCTCAGGCTCATTCACCGGCGGGGCAAGCCCGCCGGGACGGGTACTTGGTAAGACCACTTACGATCGGCTGTTATCAAAGCGGCCATCTCCTGCCAAACTTGGACGGC
It encodes:
- a CDS encoding IS701 family transposase, giving the protein MASIKALIEMFRPAFSTPTYDNFSYLMLAWIRCESRRCISNLLRAGRFMPGLRMKPDGEPKHFSIFYRFFSRAKWSLDELGHLLALALKARLGQTVYVLVDDTVCRRTGPFVMGAGIHRDPMRSTLTGKRVRKSAFCWGLQFVTLAVWVPVGFMHSGGIAVPLLFRLHRTRKLCPPEAYCSRPQLFAEMLAVLRSWWLEAHFVVVGDNDYVNRTVFSALDDNMEMVGRFKANAALFDAKVEQTPGPGRRRIWGKRLPSLAELAEDPQLPWKEQILYIYGQQLQLWIKTFEAQWKSAGKDRVLTVVITRDPSGRLEDNYYFRSRPGCSGPKVLIPQSLRWSLESCYRDCKQYMGIEEVQNGFAQGDEPADSTIHGPKAPIERRPIASERTVPFGMLCYSFVVLWYLDHGQPLKDIWWARYLAPWYPHKVTISFVDMLQAFHRQMEQEQLWQTRSDDRVYEKQTTQLARHAPPGADGARKAA
- a CDS encoding IS701 family transposase, translated to MTSTILPLIAQFRSAFSAPSFANFQFLMLAWLMNPARGWISNCLRAIFHMPQLYPTDRGKAKHFSCFYRLFSRAKWSTDELGHLMLGLFEPWLGESVTILIDDTLCRRSGPMVLGAGFHYDPLQVSYEQGRHRVRFSFGLNFVVLAVWVPCPFVHARGVAIPVLFRLYRSKKTCPEGKWKRRTELAVEMLEVLRSWWPTRPLELCVDDEYACKRVGAVLDQNIILTAPMRFDAALYQHKRPEHTGRGRRPIWGKRLETPKELAQDASVPWQHMELVVYGRTVTLMVKTYQARWKSMGKERVLTILVTRDPTGTYDDRCFFRTEADAEVQDFFTTICRRWTLEMTFRDAKQLLHLEDIQSGFIHRGKPAKTHRRKRPGPQAPVDADPRASRRTGPFVMLAYGFVVRWYLAHGQPARDLKWAKFLAPWWRHKTTISFGDMLQAFRRQMEHEQLWTNPPEHGFDENYLQSLGFERPNQQKLFTMAA
- a CDS encoding L,D-transpeptidase family protein, with amino-acid sequence MSDACAFIETMAQSSHMRDAAATVRLMAVLLWGIAVAGLPSVVFAQPYAGPDALERAHKRLQWQAKNGGWTRVPDGEILRSGSEGTRVLELRERLVETGDLVRWWSAPPDRYTGDVAEAVRHFQRRHGLRVDGVVGPETLRELNTPIDERITQVEENLQKQRDLLAKNQKHYVLVNVPDFHLFLVEEGRVRLDMAVVVGKDGWRTPAMQDEIEHVVFNPTWSVPASIVEEELAPKIATDPNFFERNNMIVLDLRNGSKERVDVDGLDVDWKNFDPRSFPYLIRQQPGPANPMGQIKFMFPNSRGIYLHGTPMDHLFEERFRAFSHGCVRVEDPVALAAALLDDEPGWTEERIEKLTHTEKTRQVDLDEHVPVHIVYWTAFVDEDGTLHFR
- a CDS encoding GMC oxidoreductase → MGWDTIIIGSGFGGSVTALRLAEANMRVLVLERGPWWGPRLEGDVDAERRAYPRGAGWRSGIRNIVWAKGQKTRRVELDARGLLEFHLHPKLFGWTASGVGGGSLIYTDILMRPPKDFWKALPAEMSEEELAPYFDKFVEMMRPAPLPESKRREDARPRQMLEASEKTGEEPFFPPLSIQFDDVPEGNAAGVHQPPCIHCGECFVGCPTGAKTTLDRTYLPAAIKAGADIWEMCEVEAIASHDHGYSVHYRDRRTGQRQVEQAPRVVMAAGTFNTLALLNDAHHRHRSVEVPPALGRQFSPNGDMMAAGWRSGPQDGPPGPNYPALLTTGTENGGPLIVWGEVGSPAAFFGDGPLREWLRSTYLYFAIGQDRMHASVRTGPDGIQVQASRLHRAPYYGRSERLMHRLMEGYELDRQVENLPGGRGSAHLTSVHPMGGASIGRGPDEGVVDHRGEVFGNPGLYVADGSLYPTEPGVPPSLTIAAMAERQAELMVSRTREELPAERVAIAMPQTRPSAIDRPRAEITVRPTDLRLLTPGALERTWQSAPPAEVPQVQGRLPGSVVHLRGVDPLPLAPRKLLDRLVGALSLWRGKHIVGARGHNHFGLGGAQVRFGQFEVRAGRAWQEANRQDAKQVLVLDYDQPENPAWLRRLRGELCRLEPDLFLGRVGWRGDGGVHFLMYFGLAAPTKRRRASARPKRASEIRPLTR
- a CDS encoding FKBP-type peptidyl-prolyl cis-trans isomerase, which gives rise to MKIRHIAVGLAFVLAGCATSDSTELPPPDKAKAEKFEEQQAEQEQAEQEQAEQEQAQAAETTDEEDDNQLPEKETKMADTSAPKDVAAPPGDATTTDSGLAYKILEEGTGESPSKTSTVRVHYTGWTTDGKKFDSSHDRGKPAEFPLNRVIAGWTEGVSMMKEGEKRRLWIPEKLAYQGRPGAPQGMLVFDVELLKIVKK
- a CDS encoding AgmX/PglI C-terminal domain-containing protein — translated: MSRCLTKLVVLGLLTVATPAVAQDASQAKDTKQGPVNALGQLKAEPMGSFAGERIWNAVELDGGNKVFRLRTNSANAAVRKAFQERFEAHKGALETCADGELLERSERALLSITLTTKKDGSIATTTVVKNELGEEVEKCVRALVAPINVGKSAKPEKFAVIAEWIPSYQPPKNGLGLIGTGGKGTMTKREAFGRTDGKSKKKVARPQVTPGEFSIEGGLDEKLARRVVRRHRRATIYCYEKRLLANPKLAGKLTVELTVEKSGRVGEAKIADSSLGDAKVDDCIQRVHKRLRFPRPDDGEAKISYELTFSPR